The following are from one region of the Sandaracinus amylolyticus genome:
- a CDS encoding membrane dipeptidase, which produces MKLSSHTLLALCLVLSTFGCDEAPPHVERPPAPEHDGVHSFASGCYAMDATEPGSTNTRWLVAAPGGETFTFSATTQDAGARFTMRAADLGTYLFFDAERHYLVAQEGTLARTSELLSDVLLIDDTYQSPAEWDLEPSAHDPDRFQLVHRASGRYLGTRGLVDDETRAAVIALYPTTGCAEFPELTLDAEGTIDPQRFDDGAVYGIVETHGHLFSNAGFGGGGQYHGAPFHRLGVEHALPSCEPFHGIDGRRDLIGFAFAGLGDLDVDALLPALITGQTPEPNHATDGYPTFTDWPNSWGSATHQTMYYRWLERAWMAGLRLFVQHATSNSVLCEFMAGLPGASPTRYSCNDMVATERSIEAAYALERYVDAQWGGPGRGWFRIVTTPEDARRVIDEGKLAVILGIETSNLFDCFLTPREGFPTCDEAHVRAQLDRYHELGVRAIFPVHKLDNAFSAGDGDRRVGQIGSFVNSGHWSSFVLDCPVVDSVFDHGDVVFGGLNMPREDYLAPAPNDMSGFADNPIGTLRPFLANLQEPPLEGDYCQSAGLTALGETLIRELMQRGMIIEVDHLPRRSFLRAYELLIEADYPAAGTHGNTHGGVIYELGGVSKTGLGRCSAPDRPGAMGDRLRDRIALIQAHGGYPAEGFGFDLNGFAGGPRPRFGEDSDCGTPQANGMEYPFESYRGDVTFTAPHLGERDVDFDTEGMLHIGLMPELIEDARNDGVTDEDLEPLFRSAEGYLRMWERAEARSAELRGE; this is translated from the coding sequence GTGAAGCTTTCCAGCCACACGCTGCTCGCGCTCTGCCTCGTCCTCTCGACGTTCGGGTGCGACGAGGCGCCGCCTCACGTCGAGCGTCCACCCGCGCCCGAGCACGACGGAGTCCACTCGTTCGCGAGCGGCTGCTACGCGATGGACGCGACCGAGCCCGGCAGCACCAACACGCGCTGGCTCGTCGCGGCGCCGGGTGGCGAGACGTTCACGTTCTCCGCGACCACGCAGGACGCGGGCGCGCGCTTCACGATGCGCGCCGCCGATCTCGGCACCTATCTGTTCTTCGACGCCGAGCGCCACTACCTCGTCGCCCAGGAAGGCACGCTCGCGCGCACGTCCGAGCTGCTCTCCGACGTGCTGCTGATCGACGACACCTACCAGTCGCCGGCCGAGTGGGATCTCGAGCCCTCCGCCCACGATCCCGATCGCTTCCAGCTCGTGCACCGCGCGAGCGGCCGCTACCTCGGCACCCGCGGCCTGGTCGACGACGAAACGCGCGCCGCGGTGATCGCGCTCTATCCGACCACCGGCTGCGCCGAGTTCCCCGAGCTCACGCTCGACGCCGAGGGCACGATCGATCCGCAGCGCTTCGACGACGGCGCGGTGTACGGCATCGTCGAGACCCACGGTCACCTCTTCAGCAACGCGGGGTTCGGTGGCGGCGGCCAGTACCACGGCGCGCCCTTCCATCGCCTCGGCGTCGAGCACGCGCTGCCGAGCTGCGAGCCCTTCCACGGCATCGACGGCCGTCGCGACCTGATCGGCTTCGCGTTCGCGGGCCTCGGCGATCTCGACGTCGACGCGCTGCTCCCCGCACTGATCACCGGCCAGACCCCCGAGCCGAACCACGCGACCGACGGCTACCCGACCTTCACGGACTGGCCGAATTCCTGGGGCAGCGCGACGCACCAGACGATGTACTACCGCTGGCTCGAGCGCGCGTGGATGGCGGGCCTGCGCCTCTTCGTGCAGCACGCGACGAGCAACTCGGTCCTCTGCGAGTTCATGGCGGGCCTGCCCGGCGCCTCGCCCACTCGCTACTCGTGCAACGACATGGTCGCGACCGAGCGCTCGATCGAAGCGGCGTACGCGCTCGAGCGCTACGTCGACGCGCAGTGGGGCGGTCCGGGCCGCGGCTGGTTCCGCATCGTGACGACGCCCGAGGACGCGCGCCGCGTGATCGACGAGGGCAAGCTCGCGGTGATCCTCGGCATCGAGACGTCGAACCTCTTCGACTGCTTCCTCACGCCGCGCGAGGGCTTCCCCACCTGCGACGAGGCGCACGTGCGCGCGCAGCTCGACCGCTATCACGAGCTCGGCGTCCGCGCGATCTTCCCGGTGCACAAGCTCGACAACGCGTTCTCCGCGGGCGACGGCGATCGACGCGTCGGACAGATCGGCAGCTTCGTGAACAGCGGCCACTGGTCGAGCTTCGTCCTCGACTGCCCCGTCGTGGACTCGGTCTTCGATCACGGCGACGTCGTGTTCGGCGGGCTCAACATGCCGCGCGAGGACTATCTCGCGCCCGCGCCCAACGACATGAGCGGCTTCGCAGACAACCCGATCGGCACGCTCCGGCCCTTCCTCGCCAACCTCCAGGAGCCGCCGCTCGAAGGCGACTACTGCCAGAGCGCGGGCCTCACCGCGCTCGGCGAGACGCTGATCCGCGAGCTCATGCAGCGCGGGATGATCATCGAGGTCGATCACCTCCCGCGCCGCTCGTTCCTGCGCGCGTACGAGCTGCTGATCGAGGCCGACTACCCCGCGGCGGGCACCCACGGCAACACCCACGGCGGCGTGATCTACGAGCTCGGCGGCGTGTCGAAGACCGGGCTCGGTCGCTGCAGCGCGCCCGATCGCCCGGGCGCGATGGGCGATCGACTGCGCGACCGCATCGCGCTCATCCAGGCGCACGGCGGCTATCCCGCCGAGGGCTTCGGGTTCGACCTCAACGGCTTCGCCGGTGGCCCGCGCCCGCGCTTCGGCGAGGACAGCGACTGCGGCACGCCGCAGGCGAACGGAATGGAGTACCCGTTCGAGTCGTACCGCGGCGACGTCACGTTCACCGCGCCCCACCTCGGCGAGCGCGACGTCGACTTCGACACCGAGGGCATGCTCCACATCGGACTGATGCCCGAGCTGATCGAGGACGCGCGCAACGACGGAGTCACCGACGAAGACCTCGAGCCGCTCTTCCGCTCCGCCGAGGGCTACCTGCGCATGTGGGAGCGCGCCGAGGCGAGATCCGCGGAATTGCGAGGAGAATAG
- a CDS encoding DUF1552 domain-containing protein gives MLARRRFLQGLALTAAAAPFTSFGLRALAGPGDPPLRLVLWPMMNGADPSHFWPSSVGATSLVTEPLRAFADQITYVRGLNVQGSDNHFAVRSIFTGAPVPDYLTADPRVRSLDQVVSAHVDASSPTPVRSVHLGVRPADSYDFYQLYGRSTLFFTPDGPVDYEASPVAAYDRLFAGGPVDPGPMEPAVDVEAEALAITEAELGDLGARVNGLTTEQEKIAQHLAAVRALRTTGEMPPPTTVSCETGTLASVERLRSALQGNPREAYKDEHFSNIFDAQVDVMARAMTCGLTRVATLQAGSADGNVLVPVNGGQPHHNTSHGDQALFARCQAWYMEKLARFLTAINVPDPLDPSGNTVLANTCVVVMAECLPSSHSSMGVPTMIIGRLGGRLRTNAIIDAAGATNRHVLKSICRAFGVSDADSGHFGGDELREVRS, from the coding sequence ATGCTCGCACGCCGCCGCTTTCTCCAGGGTCTCGCGCTCACGGCAGCCGCCGCACCGTTCACCTCGTTCGGACTGCGCGCGCTCGCAGGCCCCGGCGATCCGCCGCTGCGCCTCGTGCTGTGGCCGATGATGAACGGCGCGGACCCCTCGCACTTCTGGCCCTCGTCGGTCGGCGCGACCTCGCTCGTCACCGAGCCGCTCCGCGCGTTCGCCGATCAGATCACGTACGTGCGCGGCCTCAACGTGCAGGGCTCGGACAATCACTTCGCAGTCCGGAGCATCTTCACCGGCGCGCCGGTCCCCGACTACCTCACGGCCGATCCGCGCGTGCGCTCGCTCGACCAGGTGGTCTCGGCGCACGTCGACGCGTCGAGCCCGACGCCGGTGCGCAGCGTCCACCTCGGCGTGCGCCCCGCCGACAGCTACGACTTCTACCAGCTGTACGGGCGCTCCACGCTCTTCTTCACGCCCGACGGCCCGGTCGACTACGAGGCCTCGCCGGTCGCCGCGTACGATCGCCTCTTCGCGGGCGGCCCCGTCGATCCCGGTCCGATGGAGCCGGCGGTCGACGTCGAGGCCGAGGCGCTCGCGATCACCGAGGCCGAGCTCGGCGATCTCGGTGCGCGCGTGAACGGCCTGACCACCGAGCAGGAGAAGATCGCGCAGCACCTCGCGGCGGTGCGCGCGCTCCGCACCACCGGCGAGATGCCGCCTCCGACCACGGTGTCGTGCGAGACCGGCACGCTCGCGAGCGTCGAGCGCCTGCGCAGCGCGCTCCAGGGCAACCCGCGCGAGGCGTACAAGGACGAGCACTTCTCGAACATCTTCGACGCGCAGGTCGACGTGATGGCGCGCGCGATGACGTGCGGCCTCACCCGCGTCGCGACGCTGCAGGCGGGCTCGGCCGACGGCAACGTGCTGGTCCCGGTCAACGGCGGTCAGCCGCACCACAACACGTCGCACGGCGATCAGGCCCTCTTCGCGCGCTGCCAGGCCTGGTACATGGAGAAGCTCGCGCGCTTCCTCACCGCGATCAACGTGCCCGATCCGCTCGATCCGAGCGGCAACACGGTGCTCGCGAACACCTGCGTCGTGGTGATGGCGGAGTGCCTGCCCTCGTCGCACTCGAGCATGGGCGTGCCGACGATGATCATCGGCCGGCTCGGTGGGCGCCTGCGCACCAACGCGATCATCGACGCGGCGGGCGCGACGAACCGGCACGTCCTCAAGTCGATCTGCCGCGCGTTCGGCGTGAGCGACGCGGACAGCGGTCACTTCGGCGGCGACGAGCTCCGGGAGGTGCGGTCGTGA
- a CDS encoding DUF1592 domain-containing protein has protein sequence MKLVQAIVIIGALAMASVGCVGNLGDGAAGPSGSGRPGDPNNPGNPNNPRPNEPVPACPDGDELGPRVLRRLTASELETTIRNVFTLDATAWSGPTTPPDAASGDGFTGDVDRLRVNETYASRLLETGRAVADAVSAQPRLSTLLPCATTGDEACARNFVTTYARRLFHRPPTDAELNRYLDAYRRITPAAGFATWVRTATIAMVQSPHVVWRSELGTVSGDGTAHLAGWEIATELAYTYTGAPPDDALLARAERGELDDPAMVREVARSLVLDEAGAVRPAFRRIALRFFEQWAGLAALPNITKDTELYPGFTPAVRDAMRRELDAYFDHVILEERGGVSDLLTSPSTYVDATLASYYGFGAAGGGDMIEAERPDGWGIGLLAQGGWLSVQANAEITSPTRRGHFIRDRILCQEIPPPPPTVGPLPEVDVGSVSTRERYEVLHASNESCNSCHRLMDPIGFGFEHLDAAGRRRETEGRFEIDDTGRLTNVSAGDIEFEGAEEIAAHLAELPEVEGCIATWVARHAYAIDRHDAACMAASARPQLEQDGGSFVDHWIALAGTAHFTSRR, from the coding sequence GTGAAGCTCGTGCAGGCGATCGTGATCATCGGCGCGCTCGCGATGGCGAGCGTCGGCTGCGTCGGCAACCTCGGCGACGGCGCGGCGGGGCCGAGCGGCAGCGGGCGTCCAGGGGACCCGAACAACCCGGGAAATCCGAACAACCCGCGCCCCAACGAGCCGGTGCCGGCGTGCCCCGACGGCGACGAGCTCGGCCCGCGCGTGCTGCGCAGGCTGACCGCGTCGGAGCTCGAGACGACGATCCGCAACGTGTTCACGCTCGACGCGACCGCGTGGAGCGGCCCGACCACGCCGCCCGACGCGGCGAGCGGCGACGGCTTCACCGGCGACGTCGATCGCCTGCGCGTGAACGAGACCTATGCGTCGCGCCTGCTCGAGACCGGCCGCGCGGTCGCCGACGCCGTGAGCGCGCAGCCGCGCCTCTCGACGCTGCTGCCCTGCGCGACCACCGGCGACGAGGCGTGCGCGCGCAACTTCGTCACGACCTACGCGCGTCGTCTCTTCCACCGGCCGCCGACCGACGCCGAGCTCAACCGCTACCTCGACGCGTACCGCCGGATCACCCCGGCCGCGGGCTTCGCGACGTGGGTGCGCACCGCGACGATCGCGATGGTGCAGTCGCCGCACGTGGTGTGGCGCTCCGAGCTCGGCACGGTGTCGGGCGACGGCACCGCGCACCTCGCGGGCTGGGAGATCGCGACCGAGCTCGCGTACACGTACACCGGCGCGCCGCCCGACGATGCGCTCCTCGCGCGCGCCGAGCGTGGTGAGCTCGACGATCCCGCGATGGTGCGCGAGGTCGCGCGCTCGCTCGTGCTCGACGAGGCGGGCGCGGTGCGCCCCGCGTTCCGCCGCATCGCGCTGCGCTTCTTCGAGCAGTGGGCGGGCCTCGCGGCGCTGCCGAACATCACCAAGGACACCGAGCTCTATCCGGGCTTCACGCCCGCGGTGCGCGACGCGATGCGCCGCGAGCTCGACGCGTACTTCGATCACGTGATCCTCGAGGAGCGCGGCGGCGTCTCGGATCTGCTCACCTCGCCGAGCACCTACGTCGACGCGACGCTCGCGAGCTACTACGGCTTCGGCGCCGCGGGCGGTGGGGACATGATCGAAGCGGAGCGCCCGGACGGCTGGGGCATCGGCCTCCTCGCGCAGGGTGGCTGGCTCAGCGTGCAGGCCAACGCGGAGATCACCTCGCCCACGCGCCGCGGTCACTTCATCCGCGATCGCATCCTCTGCCAGGAGATCCCGCCGCCGCCGCCGACCGTCGGTCCGCTGCCCGAGGTCGACGTCGGCAGCGTCAGCACCCGCGAGCGCTACGAGGTGCTCCACGCGTCGAACGAGTCGTGCAACAGCTGCCACCGCCTGATGGATCCGATCGGCTTCGGCTTCGAGCACCTCGACGCGGCGGGCCGTCGTCGCGAGACGGAAGGGCGCTTCGAGATCGACGACACCGGTCGTCTCACGAACGTGAGCGCGGGTGACATCGAGTTCGAGGGCGCGGAGGAGATCGCGGCGCACCTGGCCGAGCTCCCCGAGGTCGAAGGCTGCATCGCGACGTGGGTCGCCCGCCACGCCTACGCGATCGATCGCCACGACGCCGCGTGCATGGCCGCGAGCGCGCGCCCGCAGCTCGAGCAGGACGGCGGCAGCTTCGTCGACCACTGGATCGCGCTCGCCGGCACCGCCCACTTCACCAGCCGCCGCTGA
- the ettA gene encoding energy-dependent translational throttle protein EttA produces MTDYIFTMKGVTKVHPPDKRIVTDLYLSFIPGAKIGVIGPNGMGKSSLLRIMAGEDKNFTGEAWIRPGARVGFVPQEPDIGRDRRVIDVVHEAVQPMRDALAKFEEISMKLGEVSDDDEMQKLLDEQAKLQDFIDAGDGWNLDTTLEIAMDALRLPPAEESVNHLSGGEKRRVALCRTLLQKPDLLLLDEPTNHLDAESVAWLETHLHEYPGTIVSITHDRYFLDNVAEWILELDRGEAYPFKGNYTGWLEQKEKRLEVEEKQDSARKRKIAQELEWVRQSPKARQAKSKARLQAYESLVSEAQKAKRTDNEIFIPPGERLGDTVIEAKNVSKSFGDRLLYENLSFLIPKGAIVGIIGPNGAGKTTLFRMITGQMKPDGGDIKVGETVKLMYVDQSRDALEPDNTVFKEISKGQDKIVVGKTEIPSRAYVGLFNFKGGDQQKVVKTLSGGERNRVHLAKVLTQGGNVLLLDEPTNDLDVETLRSLEGALLEWPGVALITSHDRWFLDRIATHILAFEGDSNVVWFTGTYQDYEADRKKRLGAEADRPHRIKYRKLTR; encoded by the coding sequence ATGACCGACTACATCTTCACCATGAAGGGCGTGACGAAGGTCCATCCGCCCGACAAGCGCATCGTCACGGACCTCTACCTGTCGTTCATCCCGGGCGCGAAGATCGGCGTCATCGGCCCGAACGGCATGGGCAAGTCGTCGCTCCTCCGCATCATGGCGGGCGAGGACAAGAACTTCACGGGCGAGGCCTGGATCCGCCCCGGCGCGAGGGTCGGGTTCGTCCCGCAGGAGCCGGACATCGGGCGTGATCGCCGCGTGATCGACGTCGTGCACGAGGCCGTGCAGCCGATGCGCGACGCGCTCGCGAAGTTCGAAGAGATCTCGATGAAGCTCGGCGAGGTCTCGGACGACGACGAGATGCAGAAGCTGCTCGACGAGCAGGCGAAGCTGCAGGACTTCATCGACGCGGGCGACGGCTGGAACCTCGACACGACGCTCGAGATCGCGATGGACGCGCTGCGTCTGCCGCCGGCCGAGGAGAGCGTGAACCACCTCTCGGGTGGTGAGAAGCGACGCGTCGCGCTCTGCCGCACGCTGCTGCAGAAGCCGGATCTGCTGCTCCTCGACGAGCCCACGAACCACCTCGACGCCGAGTCGGTCGCGTGGCTCGAGACGCACCTGCACGAGTACCCGGGCACGATCGTTTCGATCACCCACGACCGCTACTTCCTCGACAACGTCGCGGAGTGGATCCTCGAGCTCGATCGCGGCGAGGCCTATCCCTTCAAGGGCAACTACACCGGTTGGCTCGAGCAGAAGGAGAAGCGCCTCGAGGTCGAGGAGAAGCAGGACTCGGCGCGGAAGCGGAAGATCGCGCAGGAGCTCGAGTGGGTGCGCCAGTCGCCCAAGGCGCGACAGGCGAAGAGCAAGGCGCGCCTGCAGGCCTACGAGTCGCTGGTGAGCGAGGCGCAGAAGGCCAAGCGCACCGACAACGAGATCTTCATCCCGCCGGGCGAGCGCCTGGGCGACACCGTCATCGAGGCGAAGAACGTCAGCAAGTCGTTCGGTGATCGCCTGCTCTACGAGAACCTCTCGTTCCTCATCCCGAAGGGCGCGATCGTCGGCATCATCGGCCCCAACGGCGCCGGCAAGACGACGCTGTTCCGGATGATCACCGGCCAGATGAAGCCCGACGGCGGCGACATCAAGGTCGGCGAGACCGTGAAGCTCATGTACGTCGACCAGTCGCGCGACGCGCTGGAGCCCGACAACACGGTCTTCAAGGAGATCTCGAAGGGCCAGGACAAGATCGTCGTCGGCAAGACGGAGATCCCGTCGCGCGCCTACGTCGGCCTCTTCAACTTCAAGGGCGGCGATCAGCAGAAGGTCGTGAAGACGCTCAGCGGTGGTGAGCGCAACCGCGTTCACCTCGCGAAGGTGCTCACGCAGGGCGGCAACGTGCTGCTGCTCGACGAGCCGACGAACGACCTCGACGTCGAGACGCTGCGATCGCTCGAGGGCGCGCTGCTCGAGTGGCCCGGCGTCGCGCTGATCACGTCGCACGATCGCTGGTTCCTCGACCGCATCGCGACGCACATCCTGGCGTTCGAGGGCGACTCGAACGTCGTGTGGTTCACGGGCACGTACCAGGACTACGAGGCGGATCGGAAGAAGCGCCTCGGCGCCGAGGCGGACCGCCCGCACCGTATCAAGTACCGCAAGCTCACGCGCTGA
- a CDS encoding glycosyltransferase, with amino-acid sequence MESAVPRHAPQARIVMVIRLLNERVGGAERLFIDTANLFAEAGFEVTCLYCDAKRGKPFYPISPKVTVVNLHGRSARRAPWYRALDRVARAYPKVPALAPIDWAAKNLYFTRRLHAAIRGIEPDLVISFLPPANTPSLIAGWMSGAHVVPTNHNVPEKDYVSKERWDQNPIDRFLRLQTLHTAARVHVIFPTFAEWFPPRIREKIVAIQNYVSPEFENVEFPKVRRKEIVAAGRLAPVKAFGDLVDAWALLARKHPDWTVKIYGDGPERARLAQRIAQHGLGGRVQLMGHEANMRDAYVNAEILAHPALHEGFGLSVAEGLACGLPVVAYADCAGVNEFVRDGENGLMVDRARGPAALADAIDRLIVDRELREGLRRRAAGSIESFTRAAFLARWAEILDDVKAARASSREQASGQVTHGTSLGQPSR; translated from the coding sequence ATGGAATCAGCCGTGCCGAGACATGCGCCGCAGGCGCGCATCGTCATGGTCATCCGCCTGTTGAACGAGCGAGTCGGCGGCGCGGAGCGCCTCTTCATCGACACCGCGAATTTGTTCGCCGAGGCCGGCTTCGAAGTCACGTGCCTCTATTGCGACGCGAAGCGCGGGAAGCCGTTCTATCCGATCTCGCCGAAGGTCACCGTCGTCAACCTCCACGGGCGCAGCGCTCGCCGTGCGCCTTGGTATCGCGCGCTCGATCGCGTCGCGCGGGCGTACCCGAAGGTGCCCGCGCTCGCCCCGATCGACTGGGCCGCGAAGAACCTCTACTTCACGCGCCGTCTGCACGCGGCGATTCGCGGCATCGAGCCCGATCTCGTCATCTCGTTCCTGCCGCCGGCGAACACACCTTCGTTGATCGCGGGCTGGATGTCGGGCGCGCACGTCGTCCCGACGAACCACAACGTGCCCGAGAAGGACTACGTCTCGAAGGAGCGCTGGGACCAGAACCCGATCGATCGGTTCCTCCGCCTCCAGACGCTCCACACCGCAGCGCGCGTGCACGTCATCTTCCCGACGTTCGCGGAGTGGTTCCCGCCGCGCATCCGCGAGAAGATCGTCGCGATCCAGAACTACGTGTCGCCCGAGTTCGAGAACGTCGAGTTCCCGAAGGTGCGTCGCAAGGAGATCGTCGCCGCAGGTCGTCTCGCGCCGGTCAAGGCGTTCGGCGATCTCGTCGACGCGTGGGCGCTCCTCGCGCGCAAGCACCCCGACTGGACCGTGAAGATCTACGGTGACGGCCCGGAGCGCGCGCGCCTCGCCCAGCGGATCGCGCAACACGGCCTCGGCGGTCGCGTGCAGCTCATGGGACACGAGGCGAACATGCGCGACGCCTACGTCAACGCGGAGATCCTCGCCCATCCCGCGCTGCACGAGGGGTTCGGCCTCTCGGTCGCGGAAGGGCTCGCGTGCGGGCTCCCGGTGGTCGCGTACGCCGACTGCGCAGGCGTCAACGAGTTCGTGCGCGACGGCGAGAACGGGCTGATGGTCGACCGCGCGCGCGGTCCCGCCGCGCTCGCCGATGCGATCGATCGACTCATCGTGGATCGCGAGCTCCGCGAGGGGCTCCGGCGCCGCGCCGCCGGATCGATCGAGTCGTTCACCCGCGCAGCGTTCCTCGCGCGCTGGGCCGAGATCCTCGACGACGTGAAGGCGGCGCGCGCCTCGTCGCGCGAGCAGGCATCGGGGCAGGTCACGCACGGAACGAGCCTCGGACAGCCCTCGCGATGA